A genome region from Thermoanaerobacterium xylanolyticum LX-11 includes the following:
- a CDS encoding GNAT family N-acetyltransferase, protein MFTLFKRIEKNPTLTIREANIKDAKGIVKLIESVGKEKIYMVSEEPGWTEEEERQMIKRLDRGKDLILVADYGGQIVGCLTLFRYYGGRSSKVQHVGEIGISVDAKYRNIGIGSKLFEYAIDWAKKRSYSKLCLSVFSSNANAIHLYQKYGFEEEGRRKKQFKIGNEYVDEIMMGLFL, encoded by the coding sequence GTGTTTACACTATTCAAAAGGATAGAAAAAAATCCGACTTTAACAATACGAGAAGCAAATATCAAAGATGCCAAAGGAATAGTGAAACTAATCGAGAGTGTTGGAAAAGAGAAGATATACATGGTTTCAGAAGAGCCAGGATGGACAGAAGAAGAGGAAAGACAAATGATAAAGCGGCTTGATCGCGGAAAAGACCTGATTTTGGTTGCTGATTACGGTGGACAGATAGTTGGTTGCCTTACGCTTTTTAGATATTATGGTGGCAGATCTTCTAAAGTTCAACACGTAGGTGAGATTGGCATAAGCGTAGATGCTAAATACAGGAATATAGGCATTGGTTCGAAGCTATTTGAATACGCTATTGATTGGGCTAAAAAAAGAAGCTATTCAAAGCTGTGTTTAAGTGTATTTAGCTCTAATGCCAATGCCATTCATCTATATCAAAAATACGGATTTGAAGAAGAGGGACGAAGAAAGAAACAATTTAAAATCGGAAATGAATACGTAGATGAAATAATGATGGGATTATTTTTATAA
- a CDS encoding valine--tRNA ligase: MEISKTYNPKEFEDRIYKEWMEKGYFTPKIDLNKKPFTIVIPPPNITGQLHMGHALDNTMQDIIIRWKRMQGFVTLWIPGSDHASIATEVKVLDQIREETGLTKRDIGREKFLERAWQWKEKYENRILDQLKKLGSSCDWTRKRFTMDEALSKAVREVFVSLYEKGLIYRGDRIINWCPSCKTALSDAEVEHEDESGHLWYIKYPVKGEEGYITIATTRPETMLGDVAVAVNPNDERYKQLIGKVLILPIVGREIPVVGDDYVDPTFGTGAVKVTPAHDPNDFEIGIRHGLDFINIMNEDASINENGGEYYGLDRYEARKKIVEKLKDMGLLVKVEDLNHSVGHCYRCHTTVEPFLSKQWFVKMEPLAKPALEAVRTGKIEFIPERFEKIYFNWLENIKDWCISRQLWWGHRIPAWYCDDCGHVNVSKNDPVCCEKCGSKNIHQDEDVLDTWFSSALWPFSTMGWPEETEDLKYFFPTDVLVTGYDIIFFWVARMIFMSLEFMKEVPFRRVLIHGLVRDSQGRKMSKSLGNGIDPLEIIEKYGADTLRFTLITGNAPGNDMRFSDDKVEASRNFANKLWNASRYVMLNLTSDDTTLYLENLNIADKWILTRLNDVVKEVTENLEKYELGIAAGKLYDFLWSEFCDWYIELSKPVLYGDDFEAKKITKSVLRYVLDNTLRLLHPFMPFITEEIFKNIPHEGDTIMLSKWPEYREDLIFEKEAKDTILIMDAIKTIRNLRAEASVAPSKKARVIINTDKEDVIKIFKDGENYITKLAGASEVMYIKDKDMLPQKAMSGSIEGALVVMPLEDLIDIKDEIERLRSERERVLSEIKRAEGMLKNEKFIGKAPKHVVDAEKEKYEKYSEMLKNLDERIEYLLK, translated from the coding sequence ATGGAAATTTCTAAGACGTACAATCCTAAGGAATTTGAGGATAGAATATACAAAGAATGGATGGAAAAAGGTTATTTTACGCCAAAGATTGATTTAAACAAGAAGCCATTTACTATTGTAATACCACCTCCAAACATAACAGGGCAATTGCACATGGGTCATGCTTTAGACAATACGATGCAGGACATAATAATCAGGTGGAAAAGAATGCAGGGCTTTGTGACTTTATGGATACCAGGTTCAGACCATGCCAGCATAGCTACAGAAGTTAAAGTTCTCGACCAAATCAGAGAAGAAACAGGGCTTACCAAAAGAGATATAGGGAGAGAAAAATTTTTAGAGAGAGCATGGCAATGGAAGGAAAAGTATGAAAACAGGATTTTAGATCAGCTTAAAAAATTAGGATCTTCATGCGATTGGACGAGAAAGAGGTTCACAATGGATGAAGCGCTGTCGAAAGCCGTAAGAGAAGTCTTTGTTTCCCTTTACGAGAAAGGTCTTATTTATCGTGGTGACAGAATAATAAACTGGTGCCCCAGTTGTAAAACTGCATTGTCAGATGCTGAAGTAGAGCACGAAGATGAATCAGGACATCTTTGGTACATAAAGTATCCTGTAAAAGGTGAAGAAGGATACATAACAATAGCTACTACAAGGCCTGAGACAATGTTAGGAGATGTAGCAGTAGCAGTCAATCCAAATGATGAAAGATATAAACAGCTTATAGGCAAAGTTCTTATATTGCCAATTGTCGGGAGGGAAATTCCGGTCGTAGGGGATGATTACGTAGATCCTACGTTTGGAACAGGAGCTGTAAAGGTTACTCCTGCACATGATCCAAATGATTTTGAAATAGGAATAAGACATGGGCTTGATTTCATAAACATAATGAATGAAGACGCATCGATAAATGAAAATGGTGGAGAATACTATGGATTAGATAGATATGAAGCGCGAAAGAAGATAGTCGAAAAGCTAAAAGATATGGGACTTTTGGTAAAGGTAGAAGATCTAAATCATAGTGTAGGCCATTGTTATAGATGCCATACAACTGTTGAACCGTTTTTATCAAAGCAGTGGTTTGTCAAGATGGAGCCTCTTGCAAAGCCAGCACTTGAAGCTGTAAGGACAGGTAAAATAGAATTCATACCTGAAAGATTTGAAAAGATATATTTTAATTGGCTCGAAAACATCAAAGATTGGTGCATATCTAGACAGCTATGGTGGGGTCACAGAATACCAGCATGGTATTGTGATGATTGTGGTCACGTTAATGTCTCTAAAAACGATCCTGTATGTTGCGAAAAATGCGGTAGCAAAAACATACATCAAGATGAAGATGTGCTTGATACGTGGTTTAGTTCAGCGCTATGGCCTTTTTCCACGATGGGATGGCCTGAAGAAACTGAAGATCTTAAGTACTTTTTCCCAACCGATGTGCTGGTAACAGGCTATGACATAATATTCTTCTGGGTAGCCAGGATGATTTTCATGAGCTTGGAATTCATGAAAGAGGTGCCTTTCAGACGAGTCTTGATACACGGACTTGTAAGGGATTCGCAAGGCAGGAAAATGAGTAAATCTTTAGGAAATGGTATTGATCCTCTGGAAATAATAGAAAAGTACGGTGCCGATACACTGAGATTTACGCTTATAACTGGCAATGCCCCAGGAAATGATATGAGATTTAGCGATGATAAAGTGGAAGCCAGTAGAAATTTTGCCAACAAGCTTTGGAATGCATCAAGGTATGTGATGCTTAACCTTACAAGTGACGATACGACGCTTTACCTGGAAAATCTCAACATTGCTGACAAATGGATTTTAACAAGGCTGAATGATGTAGTAAAAGAAGTAACAGAAAACTTGGAGAAATACGAATTAGGGATAGCTGCTGGAAAATTGTATGATTTTCTTTGGAGTGAGTTCTGCGATTGGTATATAGAGCTTAGCAAACCTGTCCTTTATGGCGATGATTTTGAAGCAAAGAAGATAACGAAGTCTGTCTTAAGATATGTGCTTGATAATACATTGAGATTGTTGCATCCTTTTATGCCGTTTATAACAGAGGAGATATTTAAAAATATACCACATGAAGGCGATACGATTATGCTTAGCAAATGGCCTGAATACAGAGAAGACTTGATTTTTGAAAAAGAAGCAAAAGATACTATACTAATAATGGATGCAATAAAGACAATAAGAAATCTAAGGGCAGAGGCTTCTGTAGCACCGTCAAAAAAGGCGAGGGTTATAATCAATACAGACAAAGAGGATGTTATAAAAATATTTAAAGATGGAGAGAATTATATTACTAAACTTGCTGGTGCCAGCGAAGTGATGTATATTAAAGATAAAGATATGTTGCCTCAGAAAGCCATGTCAGGTTCAATTGAAGGTGCATTAGTCGTAATGCCTCTTGAAGATTTAATCGATATAAAAGACGAGATAGAAAGGCTTAGATCTGAAAGAGAGAGAGTTTTAAGCGAGATAAAGAGAGCTGAAGGTATGCTTAAAAATGAAAAGTTTATAGGTAAGGCACCAAAGCATGTTGTAGACGCTGAAAAAGAAAAGTACGAAAAATACAGTGAAATGCTTAAAAATCTTGATGAGCGTATTGAGTATTTGCTAAAATGA
- a CDS encoding biotin transporter BioY, producing the protein MILLNNHLKKLTLASMFASITIVLSFISIPLPFSPVPITGQTLALMLSGSLLEPITAFLSMIIYLALGAIGIPVFAGFHGGIGILFGPTGGYLLAMPIASFVTSMLLKSKKISFLRLIISNIIGGIVIVYVLGVLQLTIVAQLNLKKAVLLGALPYMPGDFIKVLLSSYLALKLMPILKKTHKS; encoded by the coding sequence GTGATTCTTTTGAACAACCATTTAAAAAAGCTGACATTAGCATCTATGTTTGCATCAATCACTATAGTGCTAAGCTTCATAAGCATACCACTTCCTTTTTCGCCCGTGCCAATAACAGGTCAAACACTGGCATTAATGTTGTCTGGAAGTCTTTTAGAACCAATAACAGCTTTTTTAAGCATGATTATTTATCTTGCACTTGGTGCAATAGGAATACCTGTCTTTGCAGGATTTCACGGCGGTATAGGAATACTGTTTGGACCTACAGGCGGATACTTATTGGCTATGCCAATTGCATCATTTGTCACGTCTATGCTATTAAAATCTAAAAAGATAAGCTTTTTAAGGCTGATTATTTCTAATATAATCGGTGGCATAGTGATAGTCTATGTTTTGGGAGTTCTGCAATTAACCATTGTAGCACAATTAAATTTAAAAAAAGCAGTTCTATTAGGTGCACTGCCTTACATGCCTGGTGATTTCATAAAAGTTTTACTGTCTTCATACTTAGCTTTAAAATTGATGCCAATATTAAAAAAAACACATAAAAGCTGA